A window from Halomicrobium urmianum encodes these proteins:
- a CDS encoding nuclear transport factor 2 family protein, translating to MDAEATARTYYRALDEDDYDLLADLLAPDFRQVRPDRTFEGRERFVRFMREERPQTDTSHPIDRIYGDADGVAVEGRLLSADGDEITRFVDVLAFDGERIAEIRTYTR from the coding sequence ATGGACGCCGAGGCGACGGCCCGCACCTACTACCGGGCGCTCGACGAGGACGACTACGACCTGCTCGCGGATCTGCTGGCCCCCGACTTCCGCCAGGTCAGGCCCGACCGTACCTTCGAAGGCCGCGAGCGGTTCGTCCGGTTCATGCGCGAGGAGCGCCCGCAGACGGACACCAGCCACCCGATCGACCGAATCTACGGGGACGCGGACGGCGTGGCCGTCGAGGGGCGGCTGCTCTCGGCCGACGGCGACGAGATTACGCGGTTCGTCGACGTTCTCGCCTTCGACGGCGAGCGAATCGCAGAGATCCGGACGTACACGCGGTGA
- a CDS encoding PRC-barrel domain-containing protein, translated as MREVLATKLSDRPVLAADGETIGTVHNVTVNLRTGDLETLTVDPDDALEAVETDDDGRVRLPAECIESVDDYLVVDRTRAPSSSDDEAAADGGDGGE; from the coding sequence ATGCGAGAGGTCCTCGCGACGAAGCTCTCCGACAGACCGGTGCTCGCCGCCGACGGCGAGACGATCGGTACCGTCCACAACGTGACCGTGAACCTCCGGACCGGCGACCTCGAGACGCTGACGGTCGACCCGGACGACGCCCTCGAGGCCGTCGAGACCGACGACGACGGGCGCGTCCGCCTCCCGGCCGAGTGCATCGAGAGCGTGGACGACTATCTCGTGGTCGACCGGACGCGCGCACCGTCCAGTTCCGACGACGAGGCGGCCGCCGACGGCGGCGACGGGGGCGAGTGA